A DNA window from Solanum lycopersicum chromosome 3, SLM_r2.1 contains the following coding sequences:
- the SEU2 gene encoding transcriptional corepressor SEU2, whose protein sequence is MAPSRVAGGMAHSSSSSGIFFQGDGQSQVAGNSHLTSSFGNSSNSLPGNARSSLGPLSGDVSNTVLNSVASSGPSVGASSLVTDANSGLSGGPNLQRSASINTESYMRLPASPLSFSSNNISVSGSSVMDGSSVAQQSSNQDPNSQQPQHNQQLHGTSSATSLPTSRVGQVQLANGQGLRVPGSFIQDPVALSQMQKKPRLDIKQDDVMQQQVLQQLLQRQDPVHMQNPSPQLQALVQQQRLRQQQQQQHQLLQYLPPLQRAQLLQQQQQLQIRQQIQQQSVQPVSGMKRPSDGVLCSRRLMQYLYHQRQRPSDNSIAYWRKFVAEYYSPRAKKRWCLSLYENVGHHSLGVFPQSTMDAWHCDICGSKSGRGFEATFEVLPRLNEIKFSSGVIDELLFLDFPRECRFPSGLMMLEYAKAVQESVYEQLRVVREGRLRIIFTSDLKILSWEFCARRHEELLPRRLVAPQVNQLVQVAQKCQSTLTETGPDGVSQEDLQANSNMVVTSGRQLAKSLELQSLNDLGFSKRYVRCLQIAEVVNSMKDLMDFCSEHKAGSIEGLKSFPRHDNTAKFQMQNIQETEQQVGNIQGLPTDRSALNKLMSLHPGLNNQISNNQQMGGRGALSGSGQAALSLSNFQNSLMRQNSMNSNTNSTQQDASSSFNNSNNSQSSLLQGSNGMLPGTVQNLPVSGLPSTSLQQQQQQLLSSGLLSQSQSQSSQGSQALQQQMIQQLLQDMNTNNGGSGVQQQCLSGQSGGGSASREGVAFGNNGSGVQQQCLSGQSGGGGSASREGLAFGNNGSLAAATSSHGPGSSLGPTPSRIYSFKSASNREPSPLVGNSGFSQKAPDLPRSYSFKSGSNCEPSSSAGNSGFSRKGPDLPTNMHVSDDDILTPEMVQEFAENGFLSSDLDNNMSYPGWKG, encoded by the exons ATGGCGCCTTCTCGTGTGGCTGGAGGGATGGCACATTCTTCTTCAAGTTCTGGTATTTTTTTCCAAGGAGATGGGCAGTCTCAAGTTGCGGGAAATTCTCACTTGACTTCATCTTTTGGGAATTCATCAAATTCACTACCTGGAAACGCACGCTCAAGCTTGGGTCCTCTTTCTGGGGATGTCAGTAATACAGTTTTGAATAGTGTAGCAAGCTCAGGTCCTAGTGTTGGGGCAAGTTCATTGGTTACGGATGCCAATTCTGGACTTTCAGGGGGTCCCAATCTTCAGAGAAGTGCCAGCATTAATACGGAGTCCTACATGCGGTTGCCTGCATCACCGTTGTCATTTTCTTCTAATAACATAAGTGTGTCTGGTTCATCAGTCATGGATGGATCTTCAGTGGCTCAGCAAAGCTCTAACCAAGATCCCAACTCCCAACAACCTCAGCATAATCAGCAGCTTCATGGAACTTCTAGTGCCACCTCTTTGCCAACATCTCGAGTTGGGCAGGTTCAGCTGGCCAACGGTCAAGGCCTTAGGGTACCAGGATCATTCATCCAGGATCCAGTTGCTTTGTCACAGATGCAAAAGAAACCGCGGCTAGACATCAAGCAAGATGATGTTATGCAGCAGCAAGTTCTGCAACAGTTGTTGCAAAGACAAGATCCTGTGCACATGCAGAACCCCAGTCCTCAGTTACAAGCCTTGGTTCAGCAGCAGAGGCTGaggcaacaacagcaacagcagcatCAGTTGTTGCAGTATCTTCCACCATTGCAGAGAGCCCAGTTACTGCAGCAACagcagcagctgcaaataaggCAACAAATTCAACAACAAAGCGTGCAGCCTGTATCAGGAATGAAGCGTCCCTCTGATGGTGTCTTGTGTTCGAGACGGTTAATGCAATACTTATATCATCAACGGCAACGACCTTCT GATAACTCCATTGCTTACTGGAGGAAGTTTGTCGCCGAGTATTATTCCCCACGGGCAAAGAAGAGATGGTGTTTGTCATTATACGAGAATGTTGGACATCATTCACTTGGCGTGTTTCCTCAGTCAACTATG GATGCATGGCATTGTGATATTTGTGGCTCAAAATCGGGCAGAGGATTTG AAGCAACTTTCGAAGTTCTTCCCAGGCTGAATGAAATCAAATTTAGCAGTGGTGTCATCGATGAACTCTTGTTTTTGGATTTTCCGCGCGAATGCAGATTTCcctcagggttaatgatgctggAATATGCCAAAGCAGTTCAGGAAAGTGTATATGAACAACTTCGTGTGGTTCGGGAAGGTCGACTTCGAATCATTTTTACCTCTGATTTGAAG ATATTGTCATGGGAATTTTGTGCTCGGCGTCATGAAGAGCTTCTTCCGAGGAGATTAGTTGCACCACAG GTAAATCAATTGGTGCAGGTTGCTCAGAAATGCCAAAGTACATTAACAGAAACTGGACCTGATGGAGTTTCTCAGGAGGATTTACAAGCGAACAGCAACAT GGTCGTCACGAGTGGACGCCAACTTGCAAAGAGTTTGGAGTTACAGTCACTGAATGATTTGGGATTTTCCAAAAGATATGTGAGATGCTTACAG ATTGCTGAGGTCGTGAATAGCATGAAGGATTTGATGGATTTTTGCAGTGAGCATAAAGCTGGTTCCATtg AGGGCTTAAAGAGTTTCCCGCGACATGATAACACAGCCAAGTTTCAGATGCAAAATATACAGGAAACAGAGCAGCAGGTGGGTAATATTCAGGGTCTGCCAACCGACCGCAGTGCGTTGAACAAGCTTATGTCTCTCCATCCTGGGCTTAATAACCAAATCAGCAATAACCAGCAGATGGGTGGTCGGGGAGCTTTAAGTGGCTCTGGACAAGCTGCTCTTTCGCTGTCAAACTTCCAAAATTCGCTTATGCGGCAGAATTCAATGAATTCAAACACAAACTCAACCCAACAAGATGCGTCTTCTTCTTTCAATAATTCAAACAACTCTCAATCTTCACTGTTGCAAGGATCCAATGGTATGTTGCCAGGGACAGTGCAGAACTTACCTGTCAGTGGGTTGCCAAGTACCAGTctgcagcaacaacagcagcaaTTACTGAGTAGTGGTTTACTCTCGCAAAGTCAATCTCAATCCTCGCAGGGAAGCCAGGCGCTGCAGCAGCAAATGATCCAGCAGCTCCTCCAGGACATGAACACCAACAATGGTGGGTCTGGAGTTCAACAGCAGTGCCTTTCTGGACAGAGTGGAGGTGGTAGTGCTTCGAGGGAAGGGGTTGCTTTTGGCAACAATGGGTCTGGAGTTCAACAGCAGTGCCTTTCTGGACAGAGTGGGGGAGGTGGTAGTGCCTCGAGGGAAGGGCTTGCATTTGGCAACAATGGTTCCCTAGCTGCTGCAACATCTTCTCATGGGCCGGGGAGCAGTTTAGGACCCACACCGAGTAGAATCTACAGTTTTAAATCAGCATCCAACCGTGAACCCTCTCCATTGGTTGGCAACAGTGGTTTCAGTCAAAAAGCTCCAGATTTGCCCCGAAGTTACAGTTTCAAATCGGGATCTAACTGTGAACCGTCTTCATCGGCTGGCAACAGTGGCTTCAGTCGAAAAGGTCCAGATTTGCCCACAAATATGCATGTATCAGATGATGATATTCTTACCCCTGAGATGGTTCAGGAATTTGCTGAAAATGGTTTTCTTAGCAGTGATCTTGACAACAATATGAGTTATCCTGGATGGAAGGGTTGA